In a single window of the Melioribacteraceae bacterium genome:
- a CDS encoding MarR family transcriptional regulator, giving the protein MSTEKKQQVLELWDKLSKAYDKVKRLQSKQMFQEKLTTPQFGVLEILLKNGPIPLKKISDEMMVTGANITCVVDNLEKEGFVRRIHSKEDRRVILADLTDEGRAKINSIMPSYADNMATALSVLNDGEMKELKRILEKFSF; this is encoded by the coding sequence ATGAGCACAGAAAAGAAACAACAGGTACTGGAACTATGGGATAAATTATCTAAAGCTTACGACAAAGTTAAAAGACTTCAGTCGAAGCAGATGTTCCAGGAAAAACTTACCACACCTCAATTTGGTGTACTCGAAATCCTTCTTAAAAACGGTCCAATACCACTAAAAAAAATTAGTGATGAAATGATGGTTACCGGAGCAAACATCACATGTGTGGTAGATAATCTTGAAAAAGAAGGTTTTGTAAGAAGAATTCACTCAAAAGAGGATAGAAGAGTGATTCTTGCAGATTTAACAGATGAAGGCAGAGCTAAAATTAACAGTATTATGCCATCTTATGCAGATAATATGGCAACTGCACTCAGCGTTTTAAATGATGGTGAAATGAAAGAATTAAAACGCATTCTTGAAAAATTTAGCTTCTAA
- the menD gene encoding 2-succinyl-5-enolpyruvyl-6-hydroxy-3-cyclohexene-1-carboxylic-acid synthase: MKISINRNTLWCDLFVSRLTELGVKFACVSPGSRSTSLALALADNKGIKIFPIVDERSSAFFALGLAKKSQSPVLVLTTSGTAVAELYPAIIEAYYQRIPLIICTADRPHYLKNAGANQTINQQNIYKNHIRLFIDAGLPDIQKINSIIDIAEEAVRTAYFTNRGPVHINLPFEKPFEPDNKADKVDLKLLDSSFNRRNFSIEYNSKKFPAFVINIAQYFKEKKNVLVIVGYGEFNNDFSSQLINLAKRNNVLIYADGASGLRYGNFSKERIIENLTSLLRSEKFVKIFKPDLIIQFGGAPTSNIVLDFLKNSSAIKVAINEYGDSNDPSLTFKKAPSIQPNEFISNLLIILSNKKHSVSSLVKTTLQLDKYIKEKKKKYFLRDDTRSESKFAYDLIDILPERSNLMISNSMPIRDIDFFSSTSKKKIKIFTNRGASGIDGINSTALAIASISKEPTYLLTGDLAFYHDFNGLHNAVKFKIPLIVLLINNSGGGIFESLPISKFREHFNDLFLTPLDINFKKIVEGYGGSYHKIKDCKELKRKVNSIDDKSSLSVFELRTDAKYSAEMRRDFWLMISKQIDLLIDDIKS, translated from the coding sequence ATGAAAATATCAATTAATAGAAACACTTTATGGTGCGATCTATTTGTAAGCAGACTCACTGAATTAGGTGTAAAATTTGCATGCGTATCTCCCGGTTCGAGAAGTACATCTTTGGCTTTGGCACTGGCTGATAATAAAGGAATTAAAATTTTCCCTATTGTTGATGAAAGATCTTCTGCGTTTTTTGCTCTGGGCTTAGCCAAAAAATCACAGTCCCCGGTGCTAGTTTTAACTACTTCAGGAACCGCGGTTGCTGAATTATATCCTGCAATTATTGAAGCATACTATCAGCGTATTCCTCTAATTATATGTACAGCAGATAGACCCCACTATTTAAAAAATGCAGGTGCAAACCAAACCATAAATCAACAGAATATTTATAAAAATCATATCCGATTATTTATTGATGCGGGTTTACCAGACATTCAAAAAATCAATTCAATTATAGACATTGCAGAGGAAGCGGTACGCACCGCATATTTTACGAATCGCGGTCCTGTTCACATTAATTTACCTTTTGAAAAACCATTTGAACCCGATAATAAAGCAGATAAGGTTGATTTAAAATTACTTGACTCCTCATTCAATAGAAGAAATTTTTCTATTGAATATAATTCAAAAAAATTTCCTGCTTTTGTTATAAACATTGCTCAATACTTTAAAGAAAAAAAGAATGTGTTGGTTATTGTAGGATATGGTGAATTTAATAATGACTTTAGTTCCCAATTAATAAATCTCGCAAAACGAAATAATGTTTTAATTTATGCTGATGGCGCATCGGGACTACGATACGGAAACTTTTCAAAAGAAAGAATTATTGAGAATTTAACATCGTTGCTAAGATCAGAGAAATTTGTAAAAATATTTAAGCCCGATTTAATTATTCAATTTGGAGGTGCGCCGACTTCAAATATTGTTTTGGATTTCTTAAAAAATAGTAGTGCAATAAAAGTAGCCATAAATGAATATGGCGATTCAAATGATCCCTCACTTACCTTCAAAAAAGCACCTTCAATTCAACCAAATGAGTTCATTAGTAATTTACTAATAATACTATCTAACAAAAAACATTCAGTTAGTTCATTAGTTAAAACAACTCTACAGCTCGACAAGTATATTAAAGAGAAAAAAAAGAAATATTTTTTAAGAGATGATACCCGATCCGAATCAAAATTTGCGTATGATTTGATTGACATTTTACCAGAAAGATCTAATCTGATGATTTCTAATTCGATGCCCATCCGCGATATTGATTTCTTCTCTTCAACCTCAAAAAAGAAAATTAAGATATTTACGAATAGAGGAGCCAGCGGCATTGATGGAATTAATTCAACCGCACTTGCTATCGCCTCAATTTCGAAAGAACCAACCTACCTGCTAACCGGAGATCTCGCATTTTATCATGATTTTAATGGTCTTCATAATGCGGTTAAATTCAAGATACCTCTAATCGTACTACTTATAAATAATTCGGGCGGAGGGATTTTCGAATCATTACCAATTTCAAAATTCCGGGAACATTTTAATGATTTGTTTTTAACACCTCTCGATATAAATTTCAAAAAGATTGTTGAAGGCTACGGCGGTTCATATCATAAAATAAAAGATTGTAAAGAATTAAAAAGAAAAGTAAATTCAATTGACGATAAATCCTCTCTATCCGTTTTTGAATTAAGGACAGACGCAAAATATTCTGCCGAAATGCGCCGCGATTTCTGGTTAATGATATCGAAACAAATTGATTTGTTAATAGATGATATTAAGAGTTGA
- the prmA gene encoding 50S ribosomal protein L11 methyltransferase, with amino-acid sequence MKTFREIKIIIDPSKIEMVSGLLWQADISGIVENDNGVSVFIEEAKSVSIEEIKNILDRAVNEDIINSYSLDEKSFEDKNWNEEYEKKVRVIEVTDKLVIKPSFKEYSPRPGQVIIEIDPKMSFGTGEHATTRLILKLLEKNVIPNSRVLDVGTGTGVLAIASVLLGASTALAIDNDEWCKLNGDENVAANNLQDKVEVRLAEIGSIEETEFDLILANINRHILLEIADLIKEKIKKTGVLILSGLLISDVDDILDCYLPKNFQLLEKMEEDEWCALVFTIRS; translated from the coding sequence ATGAAAACATTCAGAGAAATAAAAATCATAATTGATCCATCAAAAATTGAAATGGTAAGCGGATTGTTATGGCAAGCAGATATTTCCGGAATTGTTGAAAATGATAATGGTGTTTCTGTTTTTATTGAAGAAGCTAAGAGTGTGTCTATAGAGGAGATCAAAAACATATTAGACCGTGCTGTTAATGAAGATATTATCAATTCATACTCATTAGATGAAAAAAGTTTTGAGGATAAAAATTGGAATGAGGAATATGAGAAGAAGGTTAGAGTTATAGAAGTAACTGATAAGTTGGTAATAAAACCTTCATTTAAAGAGTATTCACCAAGACCGGGACAAGTGATTATTGAAATAGATCCCAAGATGTCTTTTGGAACCGGTGAACATGCAACAACTCGATTAATATTAAAACTACTTGAAAAAAATGTAATACCGAATAGCAGGGTACTAGACGTAGGAACGGGAACCGGTGTACTCGCGATTGCTTCAGTTTTACTGGGCGCCTCAACAGCTTTGGCAATTGATAATGATGAATGGTGCAAATTAAATGGTGATGAAAATGTAGCTGCCAATAACCTACAAGATAAGGTGGAAGTTCGTCTTGCTGAAATTGGTAGTATTGAAGAAACTGAATTTGATCTGATATTGGCAAATATCAATCGGCATATACTTTTAGAGATCGCTGATTTAATTAAGGAAAAAATAAAAAAGACCGGAGTATTAATTCTTTCCGGTCTTTTAATTTCAGATGTAGATGATATTTTAGATTGCTACCTTCCCAAAAACTTCCAATTACTTGAAAAAATGGAAGAAGATGAGTGGTGTGCTTTAGTATTCACAATTAGAAGCTAA
- a CDS encoding chorismate-binding protein — MNQDEFFFWGDKPNNKTFSTFGRLFTIEESLSGSELNLVLNNIIDEANLEKTSSEIPFIFSVQKFPTKEQSNFWSTFKRNDWFIPQYVISNLNNKYFFTSYGELDSSHSDIEIIIRRLIDTFAPGKSKVVSNPELLKALKYPQREEWDKMIANSINHIVSGEIEKVVLGRYCDLEFSSEIDIGYHLLKLTERQSNSITYAIKSNNALFFGATPEKLFSLKNNILKTEAVAGSIRRGENEFEDKKLANQLLNSSKNVLEQDSVLKFLVSRLEDISDKLVYENTPNIKKLRNIQHLISKIEAPLKPGVSIIEIIERLFPTPAVCGYPQKRALEIIENLENYDRGLYAGILGWISPEREAEFAVAIRSAFYKDKKLRAFAGCGIIKESEAESEFLETELKFKTIISLFENENIN; from the coding sequence TTGAATCAAGACGAGTTTTTTTTCTGGGGAGATAAACCAAATAATAAAACGTTTTCTACTTTCGGCAGATTATTTACAATTGAAGAATCGTTGAGCGGCTCAGAACTGAATCTAGTTCTAAATAATATTATTGATGAGGCCAACTTAGAGAAAACTTCATCCGAGATTCCATTTATTTTCAGCGTGCAAAAATTTCCCACGAAGGAACAAAGCAATTTTTGGAGTACTTTTAAACGTAATGATTGGTTCATCCCTCAATACGTAATCTCAAATCTTAACAATAAATATTTTTTTACTTCATATGGAGAGTTGGATAGTTCACATTCAGACATTGAGATAATCATTCGCAGACTAATTGATACCTTCGCACCGGGAAAGAGCAAAGTAGTTTCGAATCCAGAATTATTGAAAGCTTTGAAGTACCCCCAGCGCGAAGAATGGGATAAGATGATTGCCAATTCAATAAACCATATTGTATCGGGTGAAATTGAAAAAGTAGTACTGGGCAGATATTGCGATCTGGAATTTTCATCAGAAATTGATATCGGTTACCACCTTCTTAAGTTAACGGAGAGACAAAGTAACAGTATAACTTATGCGATAAAAAGCAATAACGCACTTTTCTTTGGAGCAACCCCGGAAAAATTATTTTCACTAAAAAATAATATTCTCAAAACTGAGGCGGTGGCTGGAAGCATTCGTAGAGGCGAGAATGAATTTGAAGATAAAAAATTAGCTAATCAATTATTGAACAGTTCGAAGAATGTACTGGAGCAAGACAGTGTACTTAAATTTTTAGTTTCCCGATTAGAGGATATTTCTGATAAATTAGTATATGAGAATACGCCCAATATAAAAAAGTTGAGGAACATTCAACATTTGATTTCTAAAATTGAAGCCCCATTGAAACCCGGTGTTTCAATTATTGAAATTATTGAAAGACTATTTCCTACGCCTGCCGTTTGCGGTTACCCTCAAAAGCGCGCTCTAGAGATAATAGAAAATCTCGAAAATTATGATAGAGGTCTTTATGCTGGAATATTAGGCTGGATTTCTCCAGAACGTGAAGCAGAATTTGCTGTGGCTATTCGTTCAGCATTTTATAAAGATAAAAAATTACGGGCTTTCGCAGGATGCGGAATTATAAAAGAGAGTGAAGCCGAGTCGGAATTTCTAGAAACTGAACTAAAGTTTAAAACTATTATCTCATTATTCGAAAATGAAAATATCAATTAA
- a CDS encoding YchF/TatD family DNA exonuclease yields MFIDTHAHLFYPNFNGEIDNILKNARDAGVDYIIVPGTDLASSVQAIELSKKYEMVYASVGIHPHDTKEWNDSLIDKIEQLAKNEKVVAIGEIGLDYYYDFSPKEIQIKAFEAQIELALKLKLPVIIHNREADTDVMSIIRKYKDSGLRAQFHCFAGTVEDARELVEMRHYISFTGNITYKKADTLRKIVSRIAPENLLLETDSPFMTPIPHRGERNEPSYIKLVADQIAAIHNLTTEDIARTTSYNAYKLFGIGMKPDLSFTYKIGNSLYINVTNRCNADCIFCDRKGEAVINGYSLKMTKAQEPNVEVYINEMGDPKQYKEVVFCGYGEPTIRWDVVKQVAKFVKDNGGRTRMNTDGHGNFINKKDITPELSGLIDTVSISLNSTDPEQYGKLMRVDPSLHKEMIDFARKAKNYTHVVLSIVGLNEIDTGAAKKFVTEEVGVDFREREYF; encoded by the coding sequence ATGTTTATAGATACTCATGCCCATCTTTTTTACCCAAATTTTAATGGTGAGATTGATAATATATTGAAGAACGCTAGAGATGCGGGAGTTGATTACATAATAGTTCCCGGCACCGATTTAGCTTCATCAGTTCAAGCAATAGAACTTTCAAAAAAATATGAAATGGTATATGCGTCTGTTGGTATTCATCCACACGATACAAAAGAGTGGAATGACTCCTTAATAGATAAGATTGAACAACTCGCTAAAAATGAAAAAGTAGTTGCCATTGGTGAAATTGGATTAGATTACTATTATGATTTTTCTCCAAAGGAAATTCAAATAAAAGCATTCGAAGCTCAGATAGAACTTGCCCTTAAATTAAAACTCCCCGTAATAATTCATAATAGAGAAGCTGATACCGATGTTATGAGTATTATTAGAAAATATAAAGACAGCGGACTGCGGGCTCAATTTCACTGTTTTGCGGGGACTGTTGAGGATGCGCGTGAACTTGTAGAGATGAGACATTATATTTCTTTTACTGGAAATATCACTTATAAAAAGGCAGATACTCTAAGAAAAATAGTTAGTCGCATTGCCCCGGAAAATCTTTTACTTGAAACTGATTCCCCATTCATGACACCAATCCCGCATCGGGGCGAAAGAAATGAACCTTCTTATATAAAATTAGTTGCCGATCAAATTGCGGCAATTCATAATTTAACTACTGAAGATATTGCGAGAACTACATCGTACAACGCATATAAACTTTTTGGGATTGGGATGAAACCGGATTTAAGCTTTACTTACAAAATTGGAAATTCACTTTACATTAATGTTACAAACCGATGCAATGCCGATTGTATTTTCTGCGATAGAAAAGGGGAAGCCGTTATTAATGGATATAGTTTAAAGATGACCAAAGCTCAAGAGCCCAATGTAGAAGTTTATATAAATGAAATGGGAGATCCCAAACAATATAAAGAAGTTGTGTTTTGCGGATATGGCGAACCAACCATAAGATGGGATGTGGTAAAACAAGTTGCCAAATTTGTGAAAGATAATGGCGGCCGCACCAGAATGAATACCGATGGACATGGCAATTTTATTAATAAAAAAGATATTACCCCAGAGCTTAGTGGATTGATAGATACAGTCTCCATCTCACTAAATTCAACCGATCCCGAACAATATGGGAAATTAATGAGAGTAGATCCCTCGCTACATAAAGAGATGATCGACTTTGCCCGTAAAGCCAAAAACTATACACATGTTGTGCTGTCAATTGTTGGATTAAATGAGATTGATACCGGAGCGGCAAAAAAGTTTGTGACTGAGGAAGTCGGGGTAGATTTCCGTGAACGTGAGTATTTTTAA
- the dacB gene encoding D-alanyl-D-alanine carboxypeptidase/D-alanyl-D-alanine-endopeptidase, producing the protein MKKLITFISLFCCIFGFAEISAQNNQLQKSIDAVLQNKFFNRAQISINAIDLLTGEEIYSFNSQKLFRPASVQKLFTTAAAIKFLGTERKFKTAVYTDGTLQNKTLTGNLFIKGGFDPDFNTNNLDTLIAQLFSSGITRITGNIYADVSMMDSLFWGEGWMWDDDPYSFAAYFSPLSINDNSIKIIVEPIKVGKKPLVRTDPETEILEIQNSATVNRGYKNRLSVSRKWLNRSNKITIRGSIGVRAKNYSTTVNIFNPTLYFLELFKERCISAGITISGKLDTLKTPVNVWELANHECKIDKIINNVNKTSDNLSAELLLRSIPYHKTGDKSGAVDGKKYVERLISFLDENPESYSIVDGSGLSYYNLTSTALTGKLLQHMYYSSPESYSLFYNSLSVSGIDGTLRNRLNSSELRGKVRGKTGSLRGTTTLSGYLQTETDKNIAFSIFIQNFTGNQSKPKNLIDEIVRLIYKHY; encoded by the coding sequence GTGAAAAAACTAATCACCTTCATTTCATTATTTTGTTGCATTTTTGGTTTCGCTGAGATCTCAGCACAAAATAATCAACTTCAAAAATCAATTGATGCAGTATTACAAAATAAATTTTTTAATCGCGCTCAAATCTCAATAAACGCTATTGATCTTTTGACTGGAGAGGAAATTTATTCTTTCAATAGTCAAAAATTATTCAGACCGGCGAGTGTGCAAAAATTATTTACTACTGCTGCCGCAATAAAATTTTTAGGCACCGAAAGAAAATTTAAAACCGCGGTATACACAGATGGAACTCTGCAGAATAAAACACTTACCGGAAACCTTTTTATCAAAGGGGGTTTCGATCCCGATTTTAATACAAATAATCTTGATACACTAATTGCCCAGCTATTTTCATCAGGTATAACTAGAATTACTGGCAATATCTACGCAGATGTTTCAATGATGGACTCACTCTTCTGGGGTGAAGGGTGGATGTGGGATGATGATCCATACTCATTTGCCGCTTACTTTTCTCCACTCTCTATTAACGACAATTCAATAAAAATTATTGTTGAACCAATTAAGGTAGGAAAAAAACCTTTAGTGCGAACCGATCCTGAAACTGAAATTCTTGAGATACAAAACTCAGCAACTGTTAATAGAGGTTACAAAAATAGATTATCTGTTTCCCGTAAATGGCTAAACAGATCCAACAAAATTACTATTAGAGGTTCTATTGGGGTTCGAGCAAAAAATTATTCCACTACAGTTAATATTTTTAATCCAACTTTATACTTCTTAGAATTATTTAAAGAAAGATGCATATCCGCAGGCATCACAATTAGCGGCAAGTTGGATACTCTCAAAACACCAGTTAACGTATGGGAGTTGGCTAACCATGAGTGCAAGATTGATAAAATAATAAACAATGTTAATAAGACTAGCGATAATCTTAGTGCGGAATTACTGCTCCGCTCAATACCCTATCATAAAACGGGAGACAAATCTGGAGCGGTAGACGGGAAAAAATACGTTGAAAGATTAATCAGTTTCCTTGATGAAAATCCAGAGAGCTACTCAATTGTGGATGGTTCCGGTCTTTCTTATTACAATTTAACTTCAACCGCTTTAACAGGAAAATTGCTTCAACATATGTACTATTCATCGCCGGAGTCTTATTCCCTATTTTATAATTCACTATCTGTTTCTGGAATTGATGGTACATTGAGAAATAGATTGAACAGCAGCGAGCTAAGGGGAAAAGTAAGAGGCAAAACTGGATCGTTACGGGGGACTACAACATTGAGCGGATATTTACAAACTGAAACAGACAAGAATATAGCGTTTTCGATTTTTATTCAGAATTTTACCGGTAACCAGAGCAAGCCTAAAAATCTAATTGACGAGATAGTCCGCTTAATTTATAAACATTATTAA